One Paenibacillus riograndensis SBR5 DNA segment encodes these proteins:
- a CDS encoding transposase yields MYSIRQEELFSFEDLLLMRPEDKYSQIFEHLNLAPVLHALGKKNNRGRPEELNVPAMIYSLLIAKMEGIEFVSALVRRLRFSEEFRVQCRFTGSNRIPSEASYSRLIHVLEQTGMLEDLQDTLVLSALEEEXVTGMHLALDSSIVEAWDSLFSEAASKRRAARRAKKPSDAPVAQQLQLELTEPESEPVDERPKKPVYPPGRPSAEEKERRRKEREAYEESLGPFEKTIEQMLPYTYDELLAALPRHAARCDKKNAKGRLTSYYGFKANLLVDADCQYILSGLWSSANLNDQRMAVILLKGLLLKFPRLNVKHVLGDKGYDSAAIYQLIHSLGAYPTIPMIHHKEPPKGMNSDYNPVCSQGHTYRYDSFDAKYETLKYTQPSQCKDCPLSGSGCQKVFKIRIQTDLRKHTYPARGSESFTELYKKRTAVERVFAYLKEYFGMKRTRHRGVRARVDFQLSTLAYNLSKFALDKLNQRLRNSQQVA; encoded by the coding sequence ATGTATTCTATTCGGCAAGAAGAGCTGTTTTCCTTTGAGGATTTGTTGCTGATGCGACCGGAAGATAAATACAGTCAGATCTTTGAACACTTAAATCTCGCTCCGGTCTTGCACGCGCTTGGAAAAAAGAACAACCGTGGGCGGCCGGAAGAACTAAACGTACCCGCGATGATCTACTCGCTGCTCATCGCAAAAATGGAGGGCATCGAGTTTGTATCCGCGTTGGTCCGGCGACTTCGATTCAGCGAGGAATTTCGGGTGCAGTGCCGGTTCACCGGTTCCAACCGCATCCCGAGCGAAGCCTCGTACTCCCGTTTGATTCATGTGCTTGAGCAAACGGGCATGCTCGAGGACCTTCAGGATACTCTGGTGCTGTCCGCCCTGGAGGAAGAGYTCGTTACGGGTATGCATCTCGCTTTGGATTCCTCTATCGTTGAGGCTTGGGATAGCCTATTTAGCGAAGCTGCATCCAAACGCCGCGCGGCCCGCCGTGCTAAAAAGCCAAGTGATGCTCCGGTGGCTCAGCAGCTGCAGCTAGAACTCACCGAGCCCGAGTCCGAGCCTGTGGACGAGCGGCCCAAAAAACCCGTCTACCCGCCTGGACGTCCTTCTGCTGAAGAAAAGGAACGTCGGCGCAAGGAACGGGAAGCTTATGAAGAGAGCCTAGGACCGTTTGAGAAAACCATTGAACAGATGCTGCCCTACACGTACGATGAATTGCTTGCAGCATTACCCCGGCATGCCGCGCGTTGTGACAAGAAAAATGCGAAAGGTAGACTTACCAGTTATTACGGGTTCAAGGCAAATCTGCTGGTCGATGCGGACTGTCAGTATATTCTTAGTGGCTTATGGAGTTCGGCGAATTTGAATGACCAGCGCATGGCGGTTATCCTTCTCAAAGGCCTGCTCCTGAAGTTTCCTAGGTTAAACGTAAAGCATGTCTTGGGAGACAAAGGGTACGACAGCGCAGCCATCTACCAGTTGATTCATTCGTTAGGCGCCTATCCTACGATTCCAATGATTCACCACAAAGAGCCGCCCAAGGGAATGAACTCGGACTACAATCCCGTATGCTCACAGGGGCATACCTACCGCTACGACAGTTTTGATGCCAAGTACGAAACGCTGAAGTATACCCAGCCGAGCCAGTGCAAAGACTGTCCACTTTCCGGTTCCGGCTGCCAAAAGGTGTTTAAAATCCGCATACAAACGGATTTACGCAAGCACACCTATCCCGCAAGAGGTAGCGAGAGCTTTACAGAGCTGTACAAGAAGCGTACGGCAGTGGAGCGAGTTTTTGCATATCTTAAAGAGTATTTTGGCATGAAACGTACGCGTCACCGCGGCGTCCGGGCAAGAGTTGATTTCCAGCTCAGTACACTAGCTTACAATCTCAGCAAGTTTGCGCTAGACAAGTTAAACCAGCGGTTACGCAACTCCCAGCAAGTGGCCTGA
- a CDS encoding DsrE/DsrF/DrsH-like family protein encodes MGKRMNLLMFSGEYDKAMAALILANTARDIDVEVTMFFSFWGLFLVRDPDKMTLEDKTIYEKLMDVITPKGPEQLPLSRMNFSGLGKLMLEEMIEDQGAPKLIHFLKGARKKNIKFYACKLSVDIMGFKPEELLPEVEIIDAAAYLKDALESDMQLFI; translated from the coding sequence ATGGGTAAACGAATGAATCTGCTGATGTTCAGCGGGGAGTATGACAAGGCGATGGCTGCGCTGATTCTGGCCAATACCGCCCGGGATATCGACGTGGAGGTCACGATGTTCTTCTCGTTCTGGGGTTTATTCCTTGTCCGTGATCCGGACAAAATGACATTGGAGGACAAAACGATCTATGAAAAGCTGATGGACGTCATTACACCGAAGGGACCGGAGCAGCTGCCGCTCTCGCGGATGAATTTCAGCGGCCTCGGGAAGCTGATGCTGGAGGAGATGATCGAAGATCAAGGAGCGCCGAAGCTGATTCATTTTTTGAAGGGGGCCCGCAAAAAGAACATCAAGTTCTACGCCTGCAAGCTCTCCGTCGACATCATGGGCTTCAAGCCGGAGGAACTCCTGCCCGAGGTCGAGATTATTGATGCCGCCGCCTATCTGAAGGACGCACTGGAAAGCGATATGCAGCTGTTCATCTAG